The sequence below is a genomic window from Lolium perenne isolate Kyuss_39 chromosome 4, Kyuss_2.0, whole genome shotgun sequence.
ttcccccaatagcttttgtagctttgttggaatttgagagagaaggacttgagcatctttgtggtgttcttaccATTGCATtttgtgcatcggtttgagttctccacggtgattcgtggtggtgaaagcaagaaggttgttactcttgggttcttggaaccctagacagattcttggcctttgtggcgatttgttgggagcctccaattaagttgtgaaagtgtgccccaacctttgtgtaaggcctggtttccgcctcgaaggaaatcccttagtggaaccgtgacctaggcctttgtggcgagggtcacaggacatttaggtgaggcgccttcgtggcgttcggtgtgtgttgTGAGTACCACATCTTcgagtgaggcctttgtggcgttggtgtgcatcgagcaaccacacctcaagatgagcctcttgtggcgttcgggagcactaagccaccgcatctCTCCACcgaagattagcactcgcaagagtgtgaactccgggataaatcatcgtctcccgcgtgcctcggttatctctatacccgaactctttacttatgcactttaccttgtgatagccatcgtgcttgaagttatatatatcttgctatcacatacttgcttgtattgcttagcataagttattggtgcacatagatgaaccattgcttagaataagttgttggtgcacataggtgaaacaTAGTATATAGgccttgggcttgacaaagtaaacgctagttttattccgcatttgttaagcccatctcgtaaaagttttaaatcgcctattcacccccctctaggcgacatccgtgtcctttcaattggtatcagagcaaggtctctcattattaggcttcaccgccttgagagtaaagatgtcggttaggggattagcgcacaataacttgtttatatttgatggcacaaattatgatctatgaaaAATTTATGTACTTAATATTAGATACTGCAGTTTTGGAGTCTATTTCAAAAAATATTAGATGCAATGAATGCAGTTTTTTGCTTAATATTAGATGCAATGAATGCTGTGAACCTCTGTGGAGTCTATTtctggttaggggattagcgcacggtATTTCAATCAATTAGATAATCAAAAAGAGATACGATCCGAAAAAGAAACGTAGagacaagaaaataaaaaacaaaaaaggatTGGTCTTTGTAACGTAGCTTTGCTTTATTTGATTCCAACGTAGCCTCGCGTACTGTCATGAATTGACCCAACTTAACTTCGCCTTACTTGATTCTTGACACTGCGAGTATGCGACCTTTTCCCCCGAAAGTTTACCCCTGTGGAGTCTGCTCTCTTTGAGCCTTTTCTCTCCCCCAgatcccctcgccgccgccggccatgGTGGCTGATGGTGGGTGGGAGAAGGGCCTGGCTTCTTCTAGGATTAGGTTTTCTCCTTTTTAGTTCTTCTCCAGCAAATAAAGAGGTGGTTAGATCCAGATTCGTCCAAATTTCTTCTCAAGATCTTCTTCTTGAAGAGGATCGACGGGAGGACCTTGCAAGCGGATCCTATGCTACCACCTCCGAGCTGAATACATGGCAAGATCTTGCCTTGGCAGGTTTTGCTCCTTTCCCCCAATCTTTTCTTGCTGCAATAAGAAGCCTATGTGGTGCTATGGGGAAGTTGTTGCTGTTCCTGGCGCGCCGTCGCGTCAACACGCTCCCTGGAGAGTTCATCAGCGGGGGATTTCAGCCGGCCTCTATGCGTCGCCCCTGCAATCCATGGCCGAATGGCGGCCCTCGACCAGGAGTACAACCTCCTCTGGAGGCCCTCTTCTACCAAGTGCTGGAGCTCGTTGTCGCTTCGCCCCCAAGTGGCTCATCCTCGGAGGCGTCGAGGCAGCCGGTGCTGGTGGTTCTTCGTCGGATTTGAGAGCATCTCGAGCTTCTTCCTCTCCGATCTCGGCGTTCTATGCCTTGAGGTCGCCGGCGAGTGGTGGAGAAGGAGCCCAAGCACTGGATTGCTTTTTTCCATGTTTTCGCTAGGGTCCTTTCTGTAATTTGCAACGTCTTTTCTTCAAATTCTAGGTTTTCTAGGGCAAGAGATGCAAAAGGGCATTGCATCAATTTCTGTACCCACCGTTTATGAAGCAGCTTCCAGGCCTTCGTGGCCTCACTTGTTAAAAAAAAGCTTAATTCTTGACACCCGCACACGCGCGGATCAGCCGTGCCGAAGAAAACGTTGGTGGCGGCCGCATTGACGTGAAGAAGCTAAGGAGTCGAATTAGCCAGCCAAATCCGATCGTGTTGTTCTTGATAATGATGAatcccgcccggatgacaaaatccagtcgtcgcaaattcccacagacggcgccaattgacgagtgattacctcgtcaatgcctacgtattgtagacttgggtttcgggagagagcgacgatggagattccgggagcgagattgggcacacgacgtacccagcttcgggtcccctcggtagaggatccctacgtgctgctagcaatctactaTATGATCATAAGTATCTTTACATGGTGCcggcgtaggcggagctatgttgtctatctgttggcctccctctatcgggtgccctgactggctttatatatgcaaccagcctagggttttacaagagtcctagtcgactacttcttcgggttgccttgtttgggccttctccatattgggccgagccgatccaggtatactaataatgggtacccgaagggtatacccatgtcaagcGGACATACTCAATTTAGGTCAGAAAAGTAGAGACAAAGAAACAATATATTACCTGGCCTATTTTCATCACTTAGCAAGGATTGTTCGCATCACCTATGCATTTGGTTGCGGTGGCACCTACAACAATGCATAAAGAGAAGAACTCTATCAGCTAATCTTGGATACATTTAAAATCTTATTAAGTTCACAAGAAACAATAGCAGTAGTAATGACACGACCGTGCACTTCTCTCAATGTGTAATGCACTGGAAAGCATGATGGGGGAAGCGGAATCTATCAATTTGGTGCAATAAAAGATTAGTACCGAGGAAAATCCTGGTAATGTTCCACCAACTCGCACACGAGCATTTTCCCATTTTGCTTGAATCCATATACCAGCTTTGCATCCTAATGATTCAATCCAGACCACAACATGGTAAGGCAAGGTAATGGTCCAGATCACCACCCGTCCCATCTTGTATGGAATCTGCACATGGAGAATTTTATTATGACAAGCATGGTATGCATGTGTAATTTTGTAGTACGACAGATTCTCACCGAAGGGTCTTGGACACTCAACCCCCAATACAAAGTAAATGGGAGGGATGTTGCCATCATGGAGAAGATTGTGTACTCAGGTGTGGGAAGGTAGTGAACTATACCCAAGTGAAAAGAGGCAAATATAGACATCACTACCATAGCTTGCCATGCTCCCAGGCCAGCAACAAACATAGACATCAGTGCTGTGTCAGGGAATTTAGCTGATACCAACCCCATGGACATTATGAGTAGAGAGAAAGTGAAGTATATCACACAGTAGTATGCGTGATTCCTGTTGGTCCAGTTGATGGCTTTTAATACATCTCCAGTTCCACCCCAGCACAGAATCAAACTACCCAGGCCACATAGTATCCCGTAGTCTTCTAGCCTGGTGTTCTTGGTAACCTCAAGCTTATCAGGGGTCTTATCCACTTGATACAGCTTCATGCGAACAAATGTGCCAAAGGATCGAATCCGGGCACGAAAATCCATCCCTGTAAGGATCACTTAATTAACATAATGCAACAATGtaacaaaccaaatttgaatgaacaaattacagtctacATGAAATAAACGAAATAGAGAACTTCGAACATATGAATAAAACTGTGGAATCAACATGAACAGAATTTGAGGGCAAGCTAAGACGAGCAGCCAAATGAAGCCTGATGAATCTATTCGTGTCCTGGTCTTGTTACTTCCGGGTTGAACAGATCGATTTTGGGCCACAACCCAATCAACACAAACACCAGGATAGTGGCGGCACGGCAGTGTTGCTTCAGCTAAGGCTGACGCCGGAATTGTTAACTCCTCCCGGCGTGTGACTTGTAGGTTTGGCGGCATGTTGATCAAGATGGGTTGAGCTGAAGCTATGGGCAGCCCCACATGAGGAGGGCGGATCTGTTCCAGGCCGTCAATGTGCtaggaaaaatttcagcacaaagAGGATATAGCAGTACTATCAAGCGTGAATGCACATTCTGAGTCAAATAGGTGTGAGATGCAGGACAGGACAGTACCAGCCTGAATGCAAATTCTCAGTTAAATAGAGGTGTGCAGTTTCCGAAAGGTGAGTGCACTTGCTATGAGAGCTAACTGCACTCATGCTAAGTTGAGAATTCTAGAAGAAAGGGTCTTGCATGGAGTTGATTAAGCCATATTTCTCTGAGCTGTCATTTACGTTACCTATAGAAAAGGCCAAGATTAGCTCCTGGGAGAGAACCTTCTTACACCCGGCCTCTAGCAGCGCTTGGGGAACGATGTAAGTGGAAACAAAGTCCACCGCGGGCAGGTGTTACCAGCGCTGCTTATGCCCTCATCATGGTCATAGCATGCACGGTGGCGTGGCTGCGGCACCTAGTCGAACACCTGGTGGGCATGTAGGGGAGTGCAGTTGGCTGCGGTGGGAAGGACAAAAGCCGCAGGTCGCGCGGACGGTGGAAGCCAAGTGAGAGACCAGATTGTCGACGCGAGTTCGCTTGGGGGCGATTACCACTTTACCAGTGCGGCCCGACGCGGCTCTGGTGGGCGGAGACGccaccgatggcgcgtcgccgtcGTGTCCGCAGCAGCACGCTGTCGAACACTAGGTGGGCATGGCGGCCGTAAAATCGACATCGCGGGCTGTCACGTACGCGCCTTCGCCGACCGGCGGAGTGGTTCCGCACCTCGTCTCCAACAAACACGCTGGCTAGGGATTGCGTACCTGCACATCGGCGAACGAATGAGCCGCGTAGCGCGCCTCCGTTTTACTCATGTCAGATCTGAGAGCAATATGTCTAATACACCCCTTATTTTTCTGCCCCTTAATACACTCTGCTAAGGCTTTTCCCTGCTAGTGATATATTTCTTAAACACTTCATCATTTTTTTATGCCGACCAAAATTGCATTAATAGAAAACATAAATATCCTACAAAATACATATAATACTGAATATAGATACAAAAATACCTGAAAATAGGGAAAAAAATTAAGTAGAACCCCAAAATCCAATAACTTATAAGCTATCGCTCGACTCTATGCACTGGATACACGGAGGTCACTATTCTAACATGCAATCAATCTTTGCATCTCAATCATTAACTGCATAATTGGATTATATGAAAACTATTTCACCTAtaatttttttaagtcaaatgaaTTTAAAAtactctgaagttcatggaataGTACTATGCATAAGGCAACATATGTAAGTTCAGATGGAAACTTAACACTGTATTATAAGCATCAAAATCCTCTCTATTCAGTATTTTTTTTAATCTTCGATCACtgatagtatcgttggattcttaTAAAATAGTTTCACAGTCATTATTTGTTTGGATGTCAGACTAATTCTTTAATTCTAAAGCTCATGAAAGTATAGTACTGTATGAGGCAACACACGTAAGTCCAGACTGAAACTTAACACTATTGTAAGTAACCCATCAATATATTCCAATTCACAGGACCTTCTCACATTTTCCACTAATGTACATTTACAAACGACATGAACAATCTGAACAtccaaacagaaaagaaaaaaaaatgaaacccaTAGAGAGATGCCATTCCAAGCTAATCACTCTGGCATCTGTTGACCACAGCACATTCTGACAGTCTTTATGCCACCATATATTTATGTATATATGGCTCTGAGACTGCCGCATGGCACAAATATATCTGTACTTAACAACCTATATTTATCGTACAAACCCGTACTGTAATTGCACACTTAACCGAGTAACTTAATTATAAGGAGAAGGAACTGAAGCTTTGCAGGTGCAGACATGTTGGCTGCTGGCTCAGGCTTATCAGTTCATCCTTTTCTTGCTCATTGCCGCTGCTGCTGTGAACCTGGGTTCCTTGTCCTGGAACTTCTGCTCAAGGTACACGTCCATGTAGTCGCCGAACGAGAAGCTCGGGTAGTCGGCGCCGGTGCTGGAGTCGTCGGCGGCGGGAATTGCAGGCGTGATGGTGGCTGCGCGTGCCGGGTTGTAGAAGGAAGCGATGGAACGGCGGTTGCCTTCGCGGATGGCCAAAACGCGGTGCCACGCGCTCTTGTACCGGCCATTGCTCATCACCTGCGATTAAGTTGCTTGCAGTGAGCAATTCTGGTTTAAATTAACATTCAAATTGCAGTGAGTGGTTCTTatctaaaattgggcacaaaaaccTTCTGGATTCAGAGCTCAAATTTTTTGAGGTGGTTTCTTGGGTTGACCCATATAAATAATTTTATAGTAGCTTCTCCAGATACAAAGCAAAGAAGGTAAGGTAAGCATCATAATTCAACTGTACACTGCGACTAATTAAGTGTGTGTTAATTAACGTGAGCTTCACAAGTCCACCAAGACCAGCAATACTCAACATACCTCGATCTGGTCgccggtgttgatgacgatggcGTTCTCGACGGGCTGGACGTCGGCCCAGAGGCCGTCGCGGCCGAGCACCTGCAGTCCGCCGACGCGGTCATCCTGGAAGAGAAGGATGAGGCCGCCGGCATCGGTGTGGGCGCGCAGCCCGTCCACCATCTCCGGCCGCGGGCACGGCGGGTAGTGGCTCACCTTGGTGCCGTAGAAGGCCTCGAAGTCGCCATCCTTGGAGAAGACCTTCGTGATGTGCCCTTCCTCTAGCCCGAGAAGCTCCTCCATGACGCCCAGCATCTTCAACTTTAGCTTCTTCAGCTCCCTCCTGTACTCCATCATCGTCTCCCTGCAAGCGCACATACATGATCGAGAATTAATGACCCAGCAAATTAAGGCATCTGATGTGATCATATTGGTTGGCAGTTTGTCACACTGCCACACTTACTTGAAGGTTGGAGGGATGGATGGCCATGGCATGTCGTCCTGGAGGGTGAAGACATCCTCCCAGTCCATGCCTTCGACCTTCCTCATGGCAAGGCCTTCGCCTTCCTCGTCCACCAGGGCGGCGAGGGCCTTGACCGCGGGGTTCGACGTGTTGAACCCCTCCTCGCGAAGCTTGTAGCAGTCGTTGCACACCTTCTTCACCCTCTCCAGCAGCTCATCAGGGATGCCAGTGTTCACAAGCTGCTTCACAAAATCCTCTCATGAGTATCACGCAACATTGGCATCCTTTACTGAACATTTATCAAACAGCTATGAGTATGCCTACCTGGAAGAACCCCCACTCCTCAAACCCGGCGGCGATCTCCGCCATAGCGGCCTCCCTGTCATTGCCGTCAAGCCTGGAGAAGTCGATGACTGGAATCGCCATTGCACTCTGCAGTGTGTCGATTAGGTGGCTACCAACAATGACTCTGGAACTTGGAGAGTAGGAGAAGAAGGGAGATGGTGTTGAAGCTGTTAAGCTAAGCCCCCTTTTATAACTGTGGCAAGGTAGGTGTCAAATCTTAATTTATTCACCACAATATTCCTCCCTGTGGGAAAGCCATAGCCTCAATTAAGAGGGGTTTGAAACTTTGAATTGGTTTACAAGGCAGAGGCATCGTACCATTCTGGCCGGTGTTTACTTTGGTTCTTGCGATGCGAGTTTTGTTTTTAATTAGCGTGTGATCGATGGCCAGTTTGGGCTCTTGGGATTATAGAAACGCGTTGTACCCTGTAGGGTCAATTTAGGGGAGAGTCAGATGAGATCACGAGAAATCATTCATCGTGTGCAGCTGCAGCTGCCGCAACTCAATTATAGACCGACGTGTAGGACGGTTAGCCCGTGTGGAAACCGATTTTGCTTATTTTTGTTAGGTCATATTTGTCTTTCTCAACTGCTAGATGTAGGTCTTGTACTCTAGAAAATTTGGGTCTTGTATAGGACTATGTATAAAAAGAAAATACAGGCCTTGTACAGTGAAGAATTGCAAGTTCGTCCTTCACTGGATGCAAATGGttgctcaggacttctttttccagCCTACTAGGTAGCGGCATATTAATAGGATTGCTAATGTTTAGTATTCTACTGTCCATTTTTTTTATTTGGTTTATATTTATCTCAACCTTATGTGATTCATGATTGTAATAATTGAATGATATAATCCTACATTGCAATAAAAGAAAGGACGTgtccatctattgatgcagaggttgGGGCGCTGCTCCCATTTCGGAAAAAAAAAAACATTACCGTGAGCTCAAGGAGTGAAAGGTGATTGATGACCGTTTTGAGAGAAAACTCAGACTATGCATAAGAgattaacatagctagtaacacacATGCATGTGAGATCATATTTTGAGCCTGTACCTCGCTCTCTCCCAAGGTGCATCGAGGTTGTGGAAGCGGGAAGGGTTGGAACTTGCCATGGAGCATAAGCATAACTTGCTTCCTATCATTGTGAACTCCGGCTGCCTCCTGGTTATTTCTGCTCCTATGGACAAGACGTTGGTTCGATCACCGTATTTAACTATTATCTCTGACATTGAGCTTTTAGCTAGTGAAGGTAGAATTTGTAAAAGTGGACCGTTGGAGGTTAGGGCTCTTAACTTCCGACGAGTGGTACGAGGACGTCTGGGGTTgcgggagaggggccagggggcaggGACGGTATGGATCGTCATCATCGGCTAtaaatacatcttgtaagccgtcgGCTAGGGCTTATCACATTATAAGATAACCTACGGCACTTGTAAGCACTGCCGATATAATGAAGTTTTGTTGGTTGGCGCCTGCGGCTTTTTCTCCTCTATGTTGGAGGGATTTTCAATGTTAAAACTTGTGTCTCCCGCTGCGATTTCCTTTTCTTTCTTTGTTATTGCTTGTCGCGTTTATAATAGATATATTTGCTTCTGAATTGGAATTAGCCTTGATGTTCAGGAGCTAAACCGCAAGCTTATTTTAACCCTTTCTTTTTAATAAACGCCTATTTTACCCGCAAATTAAAGTAACACACATGCATGTCACCTAGGTAGAAAAGATGGCATGAAAAATAATTAAATATGAGAGAGATAGTTGGGGTAACATAATATGTTACCATCACATAAGGCTTACCAATAAAAATAGTTCTACAAAATAATAAATAAAACTCTCTATGTTATCCCACTGATGATGCTAATCACTATGGTGGTCGTAGCCGTAAACTAGTACTCTTCACCATGGCCAGCCTTGGTAGTAATTGTTTTGATGAAGGGAAATATATTAGTATCAAGACAATATCTACAACACATCAATATCAACAGCAAGTTGAGACATCGAGCTAAATTATTAAAAAgaataaaacaaaaaaaacatgaCATCCTAGTGTCATGCGAGTGATAAAAGTCACGCAAGAACATCAACATCAACCACTATCCTGGACAACACAGGGGCTACGGGAAATGTTCTCCAAAAGCAACGTCTTCACAAAGGAAATAATGTGTAACAGTCGCCACCACCGGATCTAGTCATAAGAAGCAAGATCCTAGGTTTTGACTCTGGAGATCGGGTAACCCATGCAATTTTATTTCGGAATGTCTTGACATTCTTGAGAAAAATATTTGCGTATTTTTCATAATAGGTTCATATGCACCTGTGAGCTAAAACACCACATCGACTTGTATAATAATATTTTTAGATTTTAAGTATCAATATGTACCGATTTAATGACGCGGTGAATAAAGACAAATAGGATACAGACAAGCCGATATTACTCATATCATGAACCTTATTATCCACCTAGTTTTGAAAGTAGGTTCAGCCGGAGGGGTAGTGTTGCTCTAGATAAGTGAAACATACCATAGAGGATAAAAAAGGTATATAATGGAATAACGGCTAGATTGTTTTATTTCATAGGCGCACATAACCAATTACTAAAATGCTCAAATTACCTTAAAACCAATAAAAATGGAAGATGGAATAAGTTGCGAAAAAATGTGCATATTGACGAGTAGTGTGACTATAGAGAATATATTATGTATGACTACAAAATAGTTAGTTGCTTAAAAATTCAGAATGCAGTCTAGCAGCACACTATCCCACCTCCTAAAAAGGTGCATTCGAAATGTAAAACAAATCTAAAAAATATAATACATGTATTGTCATATATTCACACATGAATGTTTAGGGGAAAAGAAATTTTACGACATGCCCAAAAAGAAACTGGCGATCTAGAAACTCTTTACGACCCTATTTGTTTTGTATTTTTTGCTAGGACACGACATATGTCATTTCTTCACAAAACTTCAATACATAAAAAGACATAAACATGTACATATGTCAAAAAAAAGATTACATTTAAAAAAATAACTTATACAAGAAGCCAAAACACCACCCTCTTAGCTGATTAGATTTCTTGCCTATCATCCATTAACCTTAAAATAAAAATCATCACATTAATATGATTCATGTAGCTAGGTGACTCCGTAAAATCATAGTTTTGCATAAAAAGGAAAATTAGAAGGCTGCTTTTGTTCTAGTGTTTATTGTGATTGTGTTTGGGGTGTATCTTCCTAATCACCTATTAGATTTGGAAAGGGAGAGAGATGATGATGTTTTATTTTTCCATTGTATCAGGGTGAAATATTTTTACTAAAAATCCCAGGAAAAAATATAGTGGAAGGACATTTCTAAAAATACTTAGCCCCTTTGACCAACAATTCTTCTTAAATTCAAAATGATTTAGAATGGATGTAAATGATATTCATCGGGTAAGGACAAAAACATTTTGTATTTtgttgtactccctccatcctcaaaaaagtggacatctagctctaaactttgtcccaaaaagagtgtac
It includes:
- the LOC127294809 gene encoding uncharacterized protein; translation: MDFRARIRSFGTFVRMKLYQVDKTPDKLEVTKNTRLEDYGILCGLGSLILCWGGTGDVLKAINWTNRNHAYYCVIYFTFSLLIMSMGLVSAKFPDTALMSMFVAGLGAWQAMVVMSIFASFHLGIVHYLPTPEYTIFSMMATSLPFTLYWGLSVQDPSIPYKMGRVVIWTITLPYHVVVWIESLGCKAGIWIQAKWENARVRVGGTLPGFSSVPPQPNA
- the LOC127294807 gene encoding 1-aminocyclopropane-1-carboxylate oxidase, with the translated sequence MAIPVIDFSRLDGNDREAAMAEIAAGFEEWGFFQLVNTGIPDELLERVKKVCNDCYKLREEGFNTSNPAVKALAALVDEEGEGLAMRKVEGMDWEDVFTLQDDMPWPSIPPTFKETMMEYRRELKKLKLKMLGVMEELLGLEEGHITKVFSKDGDFEAFYGTKVSHYPPCPRPEMVDGLRAHTDAGGLILLFQDDRVGGLQVLGRDGLWADVQPVENAIVINTGDQIEVMSNGRYKSAWHRVLAIREGNRRSIASFYNPARAATITPAIPAADDSSTGADYPSFSFGDYMDVYLEQKFQDKEPRFTAAAAMSKKRMN